The proteins below come from a single Roseiflexus sp. RS-1 genomic window:
- a CDS encoding ligase-associated DNA damage response DEXH box helicase: MNRALMTIEQWFARRGWEPFPFQREVWQAYLAGESGLIHATTGAGKTYAAWMGPIAEWLASTPSDRAAPSLQVLWITPLRALAADTVEALRAPLDDLGVPWQVEARTGDTPAATRARQRRRLPTALVTTPESLSLLLTQPEWRDLFADLRMIVVDEWHELLSTKRGVQVELALARLRGLRPSVRIWGLSATMGNLDQALDALLPAATEQPSRGRIVRGLIPKPIVIETLLPETIERFPWAGHLGLQLLPQVVAKIEQSATTLVFTNTRAQAEIWYQALLDARPDWAGTLALHHGSLDREVREWVEAALRARRLRCVVCTSTLDLGVDFSPVDQVIQIGSPKGIARLMQRAGRSGHRPGAVSIVTFAPASALELIEIAAARDAIAHDWIETRHPLEAPLDVLVQHLVTCALGGGFVGSELLAEVRTTRAFRNLSDAEWQWALDFVVQGGASLRAYPEFHRVIERDGRYVVTNDAVARRHRVSIGTIVSDSALKVQYVRGGTLGVVEESFAARLKPGDIFFFGGKALEFVQLRDMTVFVRKTERRDGVTPRWMGGRMPLSTELSHAIRARIEAARSGVFRDAEMEAVRPLLDVQAQWSLLPAADELLIERTQTREGHHLFVYPFEGRLVHEGMAALIAYRLSRLRPITFTLAMNDYGFELLAPEPAPLSEAPGIMLDTTHSARRWEISGAHMPLFGIDHLADDIIASMNATEMAKRQFREIARIAGLVYEGYPGEKSARQIQASSSLMYDVFAQYDPENRLLEQARREVLERQLEHSRLAMALRRIAAGRIIVVDVPRPTPFAFPLLVDRLRESLSSEKLADRVRKMQLALEREAGMVPGKDRQTT, encoded by the coding sequence ATGAACCGTGCATTGATGACCATCGAACAATGGTTTGCGCGTCGGGGGTGGGAACCATTTCCCTTCCAGCGTGAGGTCTGGCAGGCGTATCTGGCAGGCGAAAGTGGCCTGATCCACGCCACCACCGGCGCAGGCAAAACATACGCTGCCTGGATGGGTCCGATCGCAGAGTGGCTGGCATCCACACCGTCTGACCGCGCCGCGCCGTCGCTGCAGGTTCTGTGGATCACGCCGCTGCGCGCGCTGGCTGCCGATACGGTCGAGGCGCTCCGTGCGCCGCTCGATGACCTCGGCGTTCCCTGGCAGGTCGAAGCGCGCACCGGCGACACCCCCGCCGCCACGCGCGCCCGTCAGCGTCGGCGCCTGCCGACTGCGCTGGTGACAACTCCCGAAAGTCTCTCGCTGCTGCTCACCCAACCCGAGTGGCGCGATCTGTTCGCCGACCTGCGGATGATCGTCGTTGATGAATGGCACGAACTCCTCTCGACCAAACGCGGCGTTCAGGTCGAACTGGCGCTGGCGCGACTCCGTGGATTGCGTCCTTCCGTGCGCATCTGGGGACTTTCGGCGACAATGGGCAACCTGGACCAGGCGCTGGATGCGCTTCTTCCTGCGGCGACCGAACAACCGTCGCGCGGCAGGATCGTGCGCGGTCTGATCCCCAAGCCGATTGTGATCGAGACCTTGCTGCCTGAGACTATCGAACGCTTCCCGTGGGCGGGACACCTGGGCTTGCAATTGCTGCCGCAGGTCGTGGCGAAGATTGAGCAGAGCGCGACAACGCTGGTCTTTACCAACACGCGCGCACAGGCGGAGATCTGGTACCAGGCATTGCTGGATGCGCGCCCGGATTGGGCTGGTACGCTGGCGCTCCACCACGGCTCTCTGGACCGCGAGGTGCGTGAGTGGGTCGAAGCGGCGCTGCGCGCCCGGCGCCTGCGCTGTGTGGTATGCACCTCTACGCTCGATCTCGGCGTCGATTTCTCACCCGTCGATCAGGTCATTCAGATTGGCAGTCCCAAGGGAATTGCACGTCTGATGCAACGCGCCGGGCGGAGCGGTCATCGACCTGGCGCTGTCAGCATCGTCACGTTCGCTCCCGCCAGTGCGCTGGAACTGATCGAAATCGCAGCAGCGCGCGATGCCATCGCACACGATTGGATCGAAACTCGCCATCCACTCGAAGCGCCGCTCGATGTGCTCGTGCAACACCTGGTGACCTGTGCGTTGGGCGGTGGTTTTGTCGGCAGTGAACTGCTTGCCGAAGTGCGCACTACCCGCGCCTTCCGCAACCTGAGCGACGCCGAATGGCAGTGGGCGCTCGATTTTGTGGTGCAGGGCGGCGCATCACTGCGCGCCTATCCAGAATTTCATCGTGTCATCGAACGCGATGGGCGCTATGTTGTCACCAATGACGCCGTCGCGCGACGGCATCGGGTCAGCATTGGCACAATCGTGAGCGATTCGGCGCTCAAGGTGCAGTATGTTCGGGGTGGAACGCTCGGCGTGGTCGAAGAGTCATTTGCAGCTCGCTTGAAGCCGGGAGACATCTTTTTCTTCGGCGGCAAGGCGCTGGAGTTCGTGCAGTTGCGCGATATGACCGTATTCGTGCGCAAGACGGAACGGCGTGATGGGGTCACGCCGCGCTGGATGGGGGGACGTATGCCGCTCTCGACGGAACTGTCTCACGCGATCCGTGCGCGGATCGAAGCGGCGCGCAGCGGCGTCTTTCGTGATGCCGAGATGGAGGCGGTGCGACCGCTGCTGGACGTGCAGGCGCAGTGGTCGCTGCTTCCAGCCGCCGACGAACTGCTGATCGAGCGGACGCAGACCCGCGAGGGGCATCATCTCTTTGTCTACCCGTTCGAGGGGCGCCTGGTGCATGAAGGCATGGCTGCGCTGATCGCATATCGTCTCAGTCGCCTGCGTCCCATCACGTTCACCCTGGCGATGAACGATTACGGCTTCGAGTTGCTCGCGCCGGAACCGGCGCCGCTGTCAGAAGCGCCTGGTATCATGCTCGACACCACCCACAGCGCACGGCGATGGGAGATAAGCGGTGCGCACATGCCACTCTTCGGCATCGATCATCTGGCGGACGACATCATCGCCAGCATGAACGCAACCGAAATGGCAAAGCGCCAGTTCCGCGAGATTGCGAGGATTGCCGGACTGGTGTACGAAGGATACCCCGGCGAGAAGAGCGCACGGCAAATTCAGGCATCAAGCAGCCTGATGTATGATGTGTTCGCGCAGTATGATCCAGAGAACCGACTGCTGGAACAGGCGCGACGCGAAGTGCTGGAACGCCAGTTAGAGCACAGTCGCCTGGCGATGGCGCTGAGGCGCATTGCTGCAGGACGGATCATCGTCGTCGATGTTCCCCGTCCGACGCCGTTCGCATTTCCGCTGCTCGTCGACCGGTTGCGGGAAAGTCTCAGTTCTGAAAAACTGGCGGATCGGGTGCGCAAGATGCAACTGGCGCTGGAACGCGAGGCGGGGATGGTTCCAGGAAAGGATCGGCAGACCACCTGA